The following is a genomic window from Geoalkalibacter halelectricus.
AAAAGTATTGATTATCGGTGCGGGCGGCGTCAGCCAGGTCACCACCTGGAAATGCGCCATGCTGCCCGAGGTTTTCGAAGAAATCTGTTTGGCCAGTCGCACCAAGGCCAAATGCGACAAAATTGCGCAGATGCTGCCGCGTCCCATCCGCACCGCCCAGGTCGATGCGGATAATGTTGAGGAGACCGTGGCCCTGATCAAGGACTTCCAGCCCGATCTGGTCGTCAATCTGGCCCTGCCCTACCAGGACCTCAGCATCATGGACGCCTGCCTGGCCACCGGGGTCGACTACCTGGACACGGCCAACTATGAACCACCGGATACGGCCAAATTCGAGTACAGCTGGCAGTGGGCCTACCATGACCGCTTCAAGGACAAGGGCATCATGGCCCTGCTCGGCAGCGGCTTCGATCCCGGCGTGACCAGCGTCATGACCATGCACGCCTTGAAGCATCATTTCGACGAGATTCACAACCTCGATATCATCGACTGCAACGCCGGCAGCCACGGCATGCCCTTCGCCACCAACTTCAACCCGGAAATCAACATCCGTGAAGTCACCGCCAAGGGACGCTACTGGGAAAATGGCCAGTGGATCGAAACCGAGCCACTCTCGGTCAAGCGCGAATTCGAGCTCCCGGAAAATCTCGGCACCATGAACATCTATCTGATGTATCACGAAGAACTCGAATCCCTGGCCAAATTCGTGCCCGGCCTCAAGCGCGCGCGCTTTTGGATGAGCTTTTCCGACAACTACCTCAAGCACCTCGAGGTCCTGCAGAATGTCGGCATGACCGGCATCGAGCCGGTCAATTTCAACGGCCAGGAAATCATTCCGCTGCAGTTTCTCAAGGCCCTGCTGCCAGACCCGGCGTCCCTCGGGCCCCTCACCAAGGGGCACACCTGCATCGGCGTCATGGTCGAGGGAATCAAGGACGGCAAACCGCGCAAGTACTACATCTACAATATCTGCGACCACCAGGCCTGCTACGCCGAAGTCAAGTCCCAGGCCATTTCCTACACCACCGGCGTTCCCGCCATGATCGGCGCCAAGCTCATGCTGACCGGCGCCTGGCGCGGCCAGGGGGTGTTCAACATGGAAGAGTTCGACCCCGATCCCTTCATGGCCGACCTCAATCAATTCGGCCTGCCCTGGAAAGAAGTCTTCATGGAAGGCTTCGACAAATAATCCTCTATTTTTGCGTCTTCAAACCCTGACCCCGGAGTCGCGCCAGACTCCGGGGTCATTGCTTGGGTCGGGTGCACCCGGCCCAGTGCAAGGACTGTTCTCATGGATCACCTGTGCGCCCGAAAAATCGACCTGAACACCCTCCACACCCCTGCGTTCGTGGTCTTCGAGGAGGTCCTGGAAAACAACCTGGCCGTACTCGAAAAAGTCATGGAGCGCAGCGGTGCGCGTATCCTTTTGGCTCTTAAAGCCTTTGCCATGCATCACTGTTTTCCGCTGCTCAACCAAACCCTCAAGGGCACCTGCGGCAGCGGCCCTCATGAGGTGCGCCTCGGCCGGGAAATGTTCGGTGGCGAGGTACACGGCTTCGCGGCCGGTTACAGCGAAGAAGACATTCGCGAAATGGCCCCGGTCTGCGACCACCTGGTGTTCAACTCCATCTCCCTGTGGAAGCGCTTCGGCTCTTTGGCCAAACAGCTCAATCCCTCCCTGGAATGCGGTTTGCGCTGCAACCCCGAGCACGTCGAAACCGAAGTGCCGATCTACGATCCCTGCGGACCCGGCTCGCGCCTGGGCATCATTGCCGAGGAATTCGACGAAACGGCTCTGGAGGGCGTCAGCGGCCTGCACTTTCATACCCTCTGCCAAATGGGCGCCGATGCCCTGGAGCGCACCCTGTTTCACTTCGAAAAGAATTTCGGGCGCTATCTTCCGCGCATGCACTGGGTCAACTTCGGCGGCGGCCATCACATTACGCGGCCCGATTACGATGCCGAGCACCTCATTCGCATCATCACCGATTTTCGCGCCCGCCACCCGCACTTGACCGTCTACCTCGAACCCGGCGAGGCCGTGGCTCTCAATGCAGGCATCCTGGTGGCAAGCGTGCTGGACCTCACCCGCAACCGCGACACCCGCAACGCCGTTCTCGACACTTCGGCCACCTGCCACATGCCCGATGTGCTGGAAATGCCCTACCGCCCACAGATCATCGGCGCGGGACAACCTGGGGAAAAGGCCCACACCTATCGTCTGGGCGGACTTTCCTGCCTGGCGGGCGATGTCATCGGCGACTATTCCTTCGACAAGCCCCTGGCCGTGGGCGATCGCCTGGTGTTTCTCGACATGGCCATTTATTCCATGGTCAAAACCAACACCTTCAACGGCGTCAAGCTGCCCTCCATCTACTACGGGCGTCGGGACGGCACATTGGAGTTGGTGAAGAAGTTCGGCTACGAGGACTTCAAGAACCGTCTGTCCTGAGCAGGGCGACACGCCGACAAAAAAGAGGCCGGAACCCGCGCTGGGTTCCGGCCTCTTTTTTGTTCAAAGCGCTATAAAAGCGCGTTTAGAATTTCACCTTGGCCTGCGCCGCGGCCATTTCGACGCTGACCACCTCAGGATAAGAGTCACCGGTGAGCCTATGATACTCGTTGATGGTTGCCTGGGTGAAGGAGCGGTACATCAGTCGGGTGTTGACCGTGTAATCGCCCTTGGCGGGCAGCTTGATGCGGTAGGTTTCGCTGTCCTTGCCCTTGGCGGGGATGCGCCGGTCGTAGCCAATGCCGTGCGCCCGCCAGCTCTTGCTGGTCAGATTGCCGTCGGCATCGAGGAACAGCTTGCGGAAGAACACCGCGTCGGGATCCACATGGTTCTCGTTGTCGATGTGCCCGGAGCTGTACACCACCTTGCCGTTGTTGTCGAGAACCTCGACCTGCAGCCACATTTTGCGGATGTAGGTGGTGCCCGTGGGAATCTTATGGCCGGCGCCGACATTGTGCACGTCGACGGTCAGTTCCAGGGTGCCGTCCTCGGCGACTTTCTCGGAAAGCTTGACCTCGGCTGCGGCACGCAGGAATTCACGCGCCATCTCGGCCTGCTTCTCATTGCCCACGGCGTCCTGAACATAGGAGCTGCCGCCGGTGAAGGTGTGGAAAGCGATATGGTCACGCGCCTTACCCATACCGGCGGAACGGCCGGGGTTCTTGGTGACGCCAGGCGTCGGCGTCATGTGGCAGTCCTGGCAACGGATATTCTGCTGGCCGTATTCGTTGTTTTTCCAGTCTTCCCAGGTATCGATGATATGCACACCGGTGAGGGGATGCACGACCATGTGGCAGGAGCCGCAGAAATCCGCCTTGGTGTGGATTTCGGAGAATTTCACCTCATGGTAGAGGGACTCACCGTCGCCGCGCGGTCCGCGCTTGACGTTGCTCGGCTCTGAGACATGGCCCATGTTGAACATCTGGTCCACACCGGACACCGTGTGGCAGAAATCGCAAGAGATCCCCCGGCGCGAGGTTGCGTCGAATTTGCTGCCGTCAGCCGGCGGCAGCAGCCCGGTACGCGCGGCGATGGGGGCGTGGCAAGCGCCGCAGAGAAGATCGGTGAGGCCGTCGGTTTCCTCGTGGGCCATCATGAAGTCAGGCTGATACCACTTGTTCTCCCAGGCATAGGCGTGCATGGAATGGGACCACTGGTCGTAGATGTCGGCATGGCAGCCGGCGCAAACCTGGGGATTCTCAAAGGAACCGGGCTCGAACAACTTATCTTTCTCGGTCATTTCCTCAACCGCGGCGGCTTTATCCGCCTCGGCCGGTGCTCCCGGACTCGAGGCGTTCAACCAACCGCAGCCCAGAAAAATCAAAAAGGGGATTGCCGTCATGACAGTGAGTACAAAGCGTTTCATGGGACCTCCTGTGGCAGGGTATTTAATGAACTTCACAAACAGTACAAAATTTACCCGCACTTGGCCTGCTGTCAACTAGGCCCCATCCGAATTTCTCATTGCAACCCGCCCCCCTGAAAAGCGG
Proteins encoded in this region:
- a CDS encoding saccharopine dehydrogenase family protein, translating into MGKVLIIGAGGVSQVTTWKCAMLPEVFEEICLASRTKAKCDKIAQMLPRPIRTAQVDADNVEETVALIKDFQPDLVVNLALPYQDLSIMDACLATGVDYLDTANYEPPDTAKFEYSWQWAYHDRFKDKGIMALLGSGFDPGVTSVMTMHALKHHFDEIHNLDIIDCNAGSHGMPFATNFNPEINIREVTAKGRYWENGQWIETEPLSVKREFELPENLGTMNIYLMYHEELESLAKFVPGLKRARFWMSFSDNYLKHLEVLQNVGMTGIEPVNFNGQEIIPLQFLKALLPDPASLGPLTKGHTCIGVMVEGIKDGKPRKYYIYNICDHQACYAEVKSQAISYTTGVPAMIGAKLMLTGAWRGQGVFNMEEFDPDPFMADLNQFGLPWKEVFMEGFDK
- the nspC gene encoding carboxynorspermidine decarboxylase, which translates into the protein MDHLCARKIDLNTLHTPAFVVFEEVLENNLAVLEKVMERSGARILLALKAFAMHHCFPLLNQTLKGTCGSGPHEVRLGREMFGGEVHGFAAGYSEEDIREMAPVCDHLVFNSISLWKRFGSLAKQLNPSLECGLRCNPEHVETEVPIYDPCGPGSRLGIIAEEFDETALEGVSGLHFHTLCQMGADALERTLFHFEKNFGRYLPRMHWVNFGGGHHITRPDYDAEHLIRIITDFRARHPHLTVYLEPGEAVALNAGILVASVLDLTRNRDTRNAVLDTSATCHMPDVLEMPYRPQIIGAGQPGEKAHTYRLGGLSCLAGDVIGDYSFDKPLAVGDRLVFLDMAIYSMVKTNTFNGVKLPSIYYGRRDGTLELVKKFGYEDFKNRLS
- a CDS encoding cytochrome c family protein; the protein is MKRFVLTVMTAIPFLIFLGCGWLNASSPGAPAEADKAAAVEEMTEKDKLFEPGSFENPQVCAGCHADIYDQWSHSMHAYAWENKWYQPDFMMAHEETDGLTDLLCGACHAPIAARTGLLPPADGSKFDATSRRGISCDFCHTVSGVDQMFNMGHVSEPSNVKRGPRGDGESLYHEVKFSEIHTKADFCGSCHMVVHPLTGVHIIDTWEDWKNNEYGQQNIRCQDCHMTPTPGVTKNPGRSAGMGKARDHIAFHTFTGGSSYVQDAVGNEKQAEMAREFLRAAAEVKLSEKVAEDGTLELTVDVHNVGAGHKIPTGTTYIRKMWLQVEVLDNNGKVVYSSGHIDNENHVDPDAVFFRKLFLDADGNLTSKSWRAHGIGYDRRIPAKGKDSETYRIKLPAKGDYTVNTRLMYRSFTQATINEYHRLTGDSYPEVVSVEMAAAQAKVKF